Proteins found in one Strix uralensis isolate ZFMK-TIS-50842 chromosome 21, bStrUra1, whole genome shotgun sequence genomic segment:
- the GSN gene encoding gelsolin isoform X1, with protein MGKQDFNYIFFTIFCTMALKLNCVSSMSVAGLGYVVTAAVVLSAVPVSMVEHAEFAKAGKEPGLQIWRIEKFDLVPVPKNLYGDFFTGDSYVVLNTIKQRSGNLQYDLHFWLGDESSQDERGAAAIFTVQLDDYLQGKAVQHREVQGHESSTFLGYFKSGIKYKAGGVASGFRHVVPNEVTLQRLLQVKGRRVVRATEVPVTWESFNTGDCFILDLGSNIFQWCGSNSNRQERLKATVLAKGIRDNERNGRAKVYVSEEGSEREEMLQVLGPKPSLPPGASDETKTDTANRKLAKLYKVSNGAGNMAVSLVADENPFSQAALRTDDCFILDHGTDGKIFVWKGKSANSEEKKAALKTASEFIDKMGYPKHTQVQVLPESGETPLFKQFFKNWRDKDQTEGLGQAYVSGHVAKIDQVPFDAATLHTSKAMAAQHGMEDDGSGRKQIWRIEGSEKVPVAPSTYGQFYGGDSYIILYNYQHAGKQGQIIYTWQGADSTQDEIATSAFLTVQLDEELGGSPVQKRVVQGKEPPHLMSMFGGKPLIVYKGGTSREGGQTAPAATRLFQVRSSTSGATRAVELDPTASQLNSNDAFVLKTPSAAFLWVGQGASDTERSGAQELLKILGARPVQVSEGREPENFWAALGGKAPYRTSPRLKDKKMDAHPPRLFACSNKSGRFTIEEVPGDLTQDDLATDDVMLLDTWDQVFVWIGKDAQEEEKTEALKSAKRYIETDPASRDRRTPVTVVKQGFEPPTFSGWFLGWDDDYWAVDPLQRAMADVDV; from the exons atggGCAAACAGGActtcaattatatttttttcaccattttttgcACAATGGCTCTGAAGCTGAACTGTGTTAGCTCCATGTCTGTTGCAGGGCTTGGATATGTTGTTACAGCAGCTGTTGTGCTTTCAGCTGTG CCTGTCAGCATGGTGGAACACGCTGAGTTTGCGAAGGCTGGGAAGGAACCTGGCCTTCAGATTTGGAGGATCGAGAAATTTGATTTGGTACCAGTGCCAAAAAACCTGTATGGAGACTTCTTCACAGGAGATTCCTATGTGGTGCTGAACACCATCAAACAGCGGAGTGGGAACCTCCAGTACGACTTGCATTTCTGGTTGG GAGATGAAAGCTCTCAAGATGAGCGTGGGGCAGCTGCCATATTCACTGTCCAGCTGGATGACTACCTTCAAGGGAAGGCTGTTCAGCATCGCGAAGTGCAAGGCCATGAGTCCTCGACTTTCCTGGGGTATTTCAAATCTGGCATCAAGTACAAG GCTGGTGGCGTAGCTTCTGGCTTCCGACATGTGGTTCCCAATGAAGTAACTCTGCAGAGGCTTCTGCAGGTCAAAGGCAGGCGAGTAGTCCGAGCGACAGAGGTGCCTGTGACCTGGGAGAGCTTCAACACAGGGGACTGTTTCATCCTTGACCTTGGCAGT aacaTCTTTCAGTGGTGTGGCTCCAACAGCAACCGCCAAGAACGGCTCAAGGCCACTGTGCTGGCCAAGGGGATTCGGGACAACGAGCGGAACGGTCGCGCCAAGGTCTATGTTTCGGAGGAAGGATCTGAGCGGGAGGAAATGCTTCAG gTCCTGGGACCAAAGCCCAGTTTGCCACCAGGAGCTTCTGATGAGACCAAAACTGATACAGCCAATAGAAAGCTGGCTAAGCTCTATAAG GTCTCCAATGGGGCTGGGAACATGGCAGTCTCCCTGGTGGCAGATGAGAACCCCTTCTCCCAGGCAGCCCTGAGAACAGACGACTGCTTCATTCTGGACCATGGCACAGATGGGAAGATCTTTGTTTGGAAAG GCAAGAGTGCCAACTCTGAAGAGAAGAAGGCAGCACTGAAAACAGCTTCGGAGTTCATTGATAAGATGGGTTATCCAAAACACACCCAG GTCCAAGTCCTCCCCGAGAGCGGCGAGACACCTTTGTTTAAGCAATTCTTCAAGAACTGGCGGGACAAGGACCAGACAGAAGGCCTGGGCCAGGCTTATGTTTCTGGTCACGTTGCCAAGATCGATCAGGTACCTTTCGACGCTGCCACTCTGCACACCTCCAAGGCCATGGCTGCCCAGCACGGCATGGAGGACGATGGCTCTGGCAGGAAACAG ATTTGGAGAATAGAAGGCTCGGAGAAAGTGCCGGTGGCTCCTTCGACATATGGACAGTTCTACGGTGGGGATAGCTACATTATCCTATACAATTACCAGCACGCTGGAAAACAGGGACAGATTATTTACACTTG GCAGGGTGCTGACTCCACTCAAGATGAAATTGCAACCTCTGCGTTCCTCACAGTACAGCTGGATGAGGAGCTGGGAGGCAGCCCTGtgcag AAACGAGTAGTGCAAGGAAAAGAGCCACCTCACCTGATGAGTATGTTTGGTGGAAAGCCCTTGATTGTTTACAAGGGCGGGACCTCGAGGGAAGGAGGCCAGACAGCCCCTGCTGCAACGCGGCTGTTCCAGGTCCGCTCCAGCACCTCGGGAGCTACCAGAGCCGTAGAG CTGGATCCTACTGCCAGCCAGCTGAACTCCAATGATGCCTTTGTCCTGAAAACCCcctctgctgctttcctctggGTTGGCCAAGGAGCCAGCGATACCGAGAGATCGGGCGCACAGGAGCtgctgaagatactgggagctcgcCCAGTACAGGTCTCCGAGGGCAGagagccag agaATTTCTGGGCAGCTTTGGGTGGAAAAGCTCCTTACCGTACTTCTCCCCGGCTGAAGGACAAGAAGATGGATGCTCACCCCCCTCGTCTTTTTGCATGCTCCAACAAGAGTGGACGCTTCACT ATTGAAGAAGTTCCTGGAGATCTGACTCAGGATGACCTTGCTACAGATGATGTTATGCTCCTTGACACGTGGGATCAG GTCTTTGTATGGATTGGGAAAGATGcccaagaagaagaaaagactgaGGCTTTGAAATCTG CTAAACGGTACATCGAGACGGACCCGGCCAGCCGCGACAGGAGAACCCCGGTGACGGTGGTCAAGCAGGGCTTTGAGCCGCCCACCTTCTCCGGCTGGTTCCTGGGCTGGGATGACGACTACTGGGCGGTGGATCCCCTGCAGAGAGCCATGGCAGACGTGGATGTCtga
- the GSN gene encoding gelsolin isoform X2: protein MVEHAEFAKAGKEPGLQIWRIEKFDLVPVPKNLYGDFFTGDSYVVLNTIKQRSGNLQYDLHFWLGDESSQDERGAAAIFTVQLDDYLQGKAVQHREVQGHESSTFLGYFKSGIKYKAGGVASGFRHVVPNEVTLQRLLQVKGRRVVRATEVPVTWESFNTGDCFILDLGSNIFQWCGSNSNRQERLKATVLAKGIRDNERNGRAKVYVSEEGSEREEMLQVLGPKPSLPPGASDETKTDTANRKLAKLYKVSNGAGNMAVSLVADENPFSQAALRTDDCFILDHGTDGKIFVWKGKSANSEEKKAALKTASEFIDKMGYPKHTQVQVLPESGETPLFKQFFKNWRDKDQTEGLGQAYVSGHVAKIDQVPFDAATLHTSKAMAAQHGMEDDGSGRKQIWRIEGSEKVPVAPSTYGQFYGGDSYIILYNYQHAGKQGQIIYTWQGADSTQDEIATSAFLTVQLDEELGGSPVQKRVVQGKEPPHLMSMFGGKPLIVYKGGTSREGGQTAPAATRLFQVRSSTSGATRAVELDPTASQLNSNDAFVLKTPSAAFLWVGQGASDTERSGAQELLKILGARPVQVSEGREPENFWAALGGKAPYRTSPRLKDKKMDAHPPRLFACSNKSGRFTIEEVPGDLTQDDLATDDVMLLDTWDQVFVWIGKDAQEEEKTEALKSAKRYIETDPASRDRRTPVTVVKQGFEPPTFSGWFLGWDDDYWAVDPLQRAMADVDV from the exons ATGGTGGAACACGCTGAGTTTGCGAAGGCTGGGAAGGAACCTGGCCTTCAGATTTGGAGGATCGAGAAATTTGATTTGGTACCAGTGCCAAAAAACCTGTATGGAGACTTCTTCACAGGAGATTCCTATGTGGTGCTGAACACCATCAAACAGCGGAGTGGGAACCTCCAGTACGACTTGCATTTCTGGTTGG GAGATGAAAGCTCTCAAGATGAGCGTGGGGCAGCTGCCATATTCACTGTCCAGCTGGATGACTACCTTCAAGGGAAGGCTGTTCAGCATCGCGAAGTGCAAGGCCATGAGTCCTCGACTTTCCTGGGGTATTTCAAATCTGGCATCAAGTACAAG GCTGGTGGCGTAGCTTCTGGCTTCCGACATGTGGTTCCCAATGAAGTAACTCTGCAGAGGCTTCTGCAGGTCAAAGGCAGGCGAGTAGTCCGAGCGACAGAGGTGCCTGTGACCTGGGAGAGCTTCAACACAGGGGACTGTTTCATCCTTGACCTTGGCAGT aacaTCTTTCAGTGGTGTGGCTCCAACAGCAACCGCCAAGAACGGCTCAAGGCCACTGTGCTGGCCAAGGGGATTCGGGACAACGAGCGGAACGGTCGCGCCAAGGTCTATGTTTCGGAGGAAGGATCTGAGCGGGAGGAAATGCTTCAG gTCCTGGGACCAAAGCCCAGTTTGCCACCAGGAGCTTCTGATGAGACCAAAACTGATACAGCCAATAGAAAGCTGGCTAAGCTCTATAAG GTCTCCAATGGGGCTGGGAACATGGCAGTCTCCCTGGTGGCAGATGAGAACCCCTTCTCCCAGGCAGCCCTGAGAACAGACGACTGCTTCATTCTGGACCATGGCACAGATGGGAAGATCTTTGTTTGGAAAG GCAAGAGTGCCAACTCTGAAGAGAAGAAGGCAGCACTGAAAACAGCTTCGGAGTTCATTGATAAGATGGGTTATCCAAAACACACCCAG GTCCAAGTCCTCCCCGAGAGCGGCGAGACACCTTTGTTTAAGCAATTCTTCAAGAACTGGCGGGACAAGGACCAGACAGAAGGCCTGGGCCAGGCTTATGTTTCTGGTCACGTTGCCAAGATCGATCAGGTACCTTTCGACGCTGCCACTCTGCACACCTCCAAGGCCATGGCTGCCCAGCACGGCATGGAGGACGATGGCTCTGGCAGGAAACAG ATTTGGAGAATAGAAGGCTCGGAGAAAGTGCCGGTGGCTCCTTCGACATATGGACAGTTCTACGGTGGGGATAGCTACATTATCCTATACAATTACCAGCACGCTGGAAAACAGGGACAGATTATTTACACTTG GCAGGGTGCTGACTCCACTCAAGATGAAATTGCAACCTCTGCGTTCCTCACAGTACAGCTGGATGAGGAGCTGGGAGGCAGCCCTGtgcag AAACGAGTAGTGCAAGGAAAAGAGCCACCTCACCTGATGAGTATGTTTGGTGGAAAGCCCTTGATTGTTTACAAGGGCGGGACCTCGAGGGAAGGAGGCCAGACAGCCCCTGCTGCAACGCGGCTGTTCCAGGTCCGCTCCAGCACCTCGGGAGCTACCAGAGCCGTAGAG CTGGATCCTACTGCCAGCCAGCTGAACTCCAATGATGCCTTTGTCCTGAAAACCCcctctgctgctttcctctggGTTGGCCAAGGAGCCAGCGATACCGAGAGATCGGGCGCACAGGAGCtgctgaagatactgggagctcgcCCAGTACAGGTCTCCGAGGGCAGagagccag agaATTTCTGGGCAGCTTTGGGTGGAAAAGCTCCTTACCGTACTTCTCCCCGGCTGAAGGACAAGAAGATGGATGCTCACCCCCCTCGTCTTTTTGCATGCTCCAACAAGAGTGGACGCTTCACT ATTGAAGAAGTTCCTGGAGATCTGACTCAGGATGACCTTGCTACAGATGATGTTATGCTCCTTGACACGTGGGATCAG GTCTTTGTATGGATTGGGAAAGATGcccaagaagaagaaaagactgaGGCTTTGAAATCTG CTAAACGGTACATCGAGACGGACCCGGCCAGCCGCGACAGGAGAACCCCGGTGACGGTGGTCAAGCAGGGCTTTGAGCCGCCCACCTTCTCCGGCTGGTTCCTGGGCTGGGATGACGACTACTGGGCGGTGGATCCCCTGCAGAGAGCCATGGCAGACGTGGATGTCtga
- the STOM gene encoding stomatin has translation MADHEAGIAPKARRVQDDSDTGLGLCGWILVITSLFFTIITFPISIWMCIKIIKEYERAIIFRLGRILKGGAKGPGLFFVLPCTDSFIKVDMRTISFDIPPQEILTKDSVTVNVDGVVYYRVQNATLAVANITNADSATRLLAQTTLRNVLGTKNLSQILSDREEIAHSMQATLDEATDDWGIKVERVEIKDVKLPVQLQRAMAAEAEAAREARAKVIAAEGEMNASRALKEASMVITESPAALQLRYLQTLTTIAAEKNSTIVFPLPINMLQGLIGANP, from the exons ATGACTCTGATACAGGCCTTGGTTTATGTGGATGGATCCTGGTGATCACTTCACTTTTTTTCACTATTATTACATTTCCTATATCAATCTGGATGTGCATAAAG ATTATAAAGGAGTACGAGCGAGCCATCATATTCAGACTTGGACGCATCTTAAAAGGGGGAGCAAAGGGACCAG GTTTGTTTTTTGTCCTGCCCTGCACAGACAGCTTCATCAAAGTTGATATGAGGACCATCTCTTTTGATATTCCTCCCCAAGAG ATCTTGACCAAGGACTCTGTGACAGTTAATGTAGATGGAGTGGTTTATTACAGAGTTCAGAATGCCACCCTTGCTGTAGCAAATATCACAAATGCTGACTCAGCCACCCGTCTTCTAGCACAGACTACTTTGAGGAACGTTCTGGGGACCAAAAACCTTTCTCAGATTCTCTCTGATCGTGAAGAAATTGCACACAGCATGCAG GCCACTCTTGATGAGGCAACGGATGATTGGGGCATTAAGGTGGAACGTGTGGAGATCAAGGATGTGAAATTACCTGTCCAGCTGCAGCGAGCAATGGCTGCGGAAGCAGAAGCTGCCCGGGAGGCGAGAGCTAAG GTAATTGCAGCAGAGGGTGAAATGAACGCTTCCAGGGCCCTGAAGGAGGCATCCATGGTTATTACGGAGTCCCCTGCTGCTCTTCAGCTTCGTTATTTGCAGACCTTGACCACCATTGCTGCGGAGAAGAACTCCACCATCGTCTTCCCGTTGCCCATAAACATGCTGCAGGGCCTCATAGGTGCAAATCCCTAG